The Neorhodopirellula lusitana sequence GCAGAAACCGATCCACGTCGACCTCAAAACCTTCCAGCGGGCCAATCGATTCAATGAACTCAGCGGGAACAACCAGGACGTGTTCTTCGGACATGAATCTCTTCTAGCAAAGGCGGCAAAAATCGACTGACGGGCAAGCCGCCCTTTATCGTCGAAATCAGCAACCACCACCAGCCTGGCAGACTAGCCAGGGCAAAGCTCACTCCCAACTTAAGCAAGAGCCCAGCGATGGAGCTTGCCGGAAAACCTCGATCCTCTTGACTACTCGGCCACCCTCGCTGAACAAAATTGCCCAGCGAATTCAATCACAGCCAGACTGAAACTATGCCTTTGGCGGCAAAGCACGCACATCCCAGATATCCTGGGCGTACTGCTGGATCGTGCGGTCACTGCTGAACCAACCACTACCGGCCGTGTTCAGGATACTCATTTCGTTCCAGCGATCGGTGTCGAGATAGGTCTCCGCAACCGCTACCTGGGCATCGATGTAACTGCGAAGATCGCCGATCGTTAGCCATGGGTCATGCGAGCTTCGCAAACCACCGGTCAACAAATCGTACAAGCCAGGATTGGTTGGGTTGAATGTCCCGCTTTCCAACAGGCTCATCAAACGCGAAATATCATCGTCCGCTGAGATAATCTCGTTGGGACGATAATCCTTCTTCGCTTCAGTCACTTCGGGAGCATCCATTCCGAACAAGAAGAAGTTCTCTGCACCGGCGTTATCACGGATCTCGATGTTTGCACCATCGAGTGTGCCGATCGTCAACGAACCATTCATCATGAACTTCATGTTACCGGTCCCTGAGGCTTCCTTCCCGGCCGTCGAGATCTGCTCAGACAACTCAGTTGCCGGGCAAATGATCTCCATCGATGACACGCGGTAGTTCGGGAAGAACACAACCTTCAACAAGTCCTGGCACTTCGCATCCGCATTGACCACCGAAGCCACATCGTTGATTAGCTTCACGATCAACTTGGCAACATGATACCCCGGTGCGGCCTTGCCGCCGATCAAGACACAGCGTGGAACCATGCCCTTGGTTTCGCCACGTTGAATGCGGTCGTATAAGTGAATCACATGCAACACGTTCAGCAACTGACGCTTGTACTCATGAATCCGCTTCACCTGAACGTCAAACATGAACGACGTGTCAAACTGAACGCCGGTATTCTTCAGCACCAGCTCAGCAAGCCGCTTCTTGTTGGCCAGCTTGATGTCCTGCCAACGCTTGCGGAATGCGGGATCCTTGGCATAGGGAGCAAGCTCACTAATCTTGGTTAGATCCGTTTGCCAACCCTCACCGATGGTCTCGTTCAACAACTCACGCAATCCAGGATTGCAATGCGAAAGCCAACGACGCTGGGTAACACCGTTGGTCTTGTTATTGAACTTACGCGGCCACAGGGTGTGGAAGTTTTTGAACAAGCCGCTTTCAAGCAATTCGGTGTGTAACCCGGCAACGCCATTGACTGAAAAACTCCCCACGATCGCCAGGTAAGCCATGCGAATGTGCGGGTTATCACCTTCTTCGATCAGCGACATTTCGCGACGCATCTCGATATCGCCAGGCCACTGCTGATCAACGAGCTTCAAGAAGCGTGCGTTGATTTCGTAGATAATGTCCAGCAAACGCGGTAACAAACGGCTAAACAAGCCAACCGACCAACGCTCAAGTGCTTCCGGCAACAGCGTGTGGTTGGTGTAAGCCATGCAACGCGTGACCACTTCCCAAGCGTCGTCCCACTCCAAACCGTGCTCGTCCATCAACAAACGCATCAACTCAGGTACAGCACAAGCAGGGTGCGTGTCGTTTAGCTGGAAGCAATTCTTTTGACCGAACTTGGTGAAGTCGTCGCCATTCTGCTCTACCCAACGCTCGATAACATCTTGCAGCGATGCGGAAACCAGGAAGTACTGCTGCTTCAACCGCAACTCTTTCCCGTTTTCGCTAGCGTCGTTGGGATACAACACCATGGAGATCTGTTCGGCGTCGTTCTTGGCCGCAACGGCTTCGGGGTAACTGCCGGCATTGAATTCCGAGAGGTCGAAAACGTCGGTCGTCGACGCCTTCCACAAACGCAAGGTGTTTACCGTTTCGTTGCGATAACCAGGGATCGGCATATCGAAAGGAACCGCCAACACGTCACGCGACTCAACCCAACGCGGGCGAGGCTGACCGCTGGCATCGTAATAAGTTTCAGTGCGTCCGTAGAAACGAATCCGACGCGTGTGTTCCGCTCGCTCAATTTCCCAAGGGTTGCCGTCACGCAACCAGTGGTCGGGGTCCTCGACCTGACGCCCATGCTCGATGTGCTGATGAAACATCCCGTATTCGTAACGAATGCCATAACCCACAACTGGCAATTGCAAGTTGGCGCAACTGTCCAAGAAACAAGCAGCCAATCGTCCGAGGCCACCATTCCCCAAACCGGCGTCATGCTCGCGGTCAGCGATTTCCTCTAGCTCGGAGCCGTAATTGTGCAAAGCACTGCGAACATCGTCACTTAATTCCAAGTTTTCGATCGCGTTGGTCAGCGAACGACCAATCAAGAACTCCAACGACAAGTAATAAACCTTGCGGTCATCGCTTTGTTCCATACGACGCCAAGTCTGTTGCCAAGTCGGCACCAAACGATCGCGGACTGCGATCGCAAGAGCGCGATAAAGGTAACGTTGGTCGGACTCATCGCTGTCGCTGTTGATCGGGCTGGCGTGACCAAGCGTAATCTTCAGGTGGCGATTCACTTCCGAGGGCAGGTCGAGCAACCCAAGCGAATCCAACGTATCAGCGGACGGTTTCTTAGCAGGATCGGTCAGCGTATTCGACATGAACAAGTACTTTCAATTGAAAGGATCATAGGCGGCCCGGAAGCGAAGTCGCATCCGGAAGCACTCGGCGCCAACAGCGAGTCAGCGGCGAAAGTATATCGGTATCAGATTTGCGGGCCAATCTAGTTTGAAACCAAAGTCGATCGCTAGGACGAAAAACAAAGCCGTCGCCTGTTTCTCGGCCACCAGAGTTACCTGTTGGCCCGTTCCCACCCGCTATCGACATGGCACTTGAATCGCCAGTGGAGCTATCCCTCGCGTACGGCGACAAAAAACAGCACAAACTCGCGTTCGATGCGACTGTTGAGCATTCCGAAGATGCAATCACACGCCGAAGTTTCCGACGCCTAATGACGGCTAATGAACCTTCGAACCGGTCAGCATATCGAGATAGCTGCGAGTGTGCCCCAACACCATCTCATAATCCAGCGACTCAACATCTTCACCGATCACTTCCGCTTCGATCGGCCCGTCATAGCCGAGATCCAAAAGCGTGTGAACGATTTCCCCGATCGGCACACATCCGTCACCCAACAAACAACGGTTCATCTCACCCAGCGGACTGTGCCGCCCATCACCCAACTGCAATAAGTGCAGGTGCTCGCTAACGTGGGGCAACCAGGAAAGAACTTCTTCGTCCATTCCGACGTGATAAGTATCCAGCACCAAACCGAGATTAGGACTTCCTACCGATTCAAGGATATGAAGCGTGGATTCAAGGTCATTGATGAACGACCACTCTTGGCCACACCCAGGATGAAAAGGCTCCAGTGATAAAAGCACACCGAACTCTTCCGCCACAGCGGAAACTTGCTTGAGCGCTTGACACAGCGTGCGACGTGCATGCTTGCGAATGTGATTATTGCGGCCACCCGCCAGCACAACCAAACTACCAGCTCGCAAATTTGCCGCATCGATAACGGCGTCCATCGCGTCACGCACCGCGTCATCAAAACCGCGACCATCACTGCCGGTAAAACCACCAGCCCAACTTAGCGACGTCACCGAAAGATCCAGCTCACGCAACAAGTCAGAACAGCGATCAATTCCGAAGTCGTCTACCTTCGGGCGAAAAAGCCCGATCCCATCAAAGCCGTGAGACGCATAAGCTTGTGCGTCTTCCTCGAACTCCCACCGAAACGTCGACAACTGATTGATCGCGAGGGTATTCATAAGCGATGCACTGACGCACGTAGAATAGAACAGATAGGCCAAATCAACGCATCTCGCACGTCACTTGGACAAACTCGTTTGCTCTTGGAACAAGACGAGATGCTGCGAAGATGCCTGGTGAAGAGGCTCGGGAGTATGCCGAGCTACGCTGCAAGTGTAAAGATTTCTTTTATCCAATGTTGGTCTTGCAATCAGAATCACACTGCAAAAACCGACCAGAAAAACTCACATTTTTTTAACCACTCGGATTTTACCATGACCGCCATCTGCCGCTTCCTGGACGCCGATCAGCAACCCCAAATCGCACTGTACGACCATACAAACCAGGCATCTCCGCGGGTTTGTCGCCTCGATACATTGCTAAAAGACCAGCAGCTGAATTTGCTAGCAAATCATGACTCCATCTTTCAGTGGACCCACCCACAACTGGCCGAGCTGCCCACCCCTTCCGATGAAATGTGGCAGCCCGCGCCAAGCGTGTTCCTACCGCCGGTCCAATGCCCCGAGAAGATCCTTTGCATTGGACTGAACTACCTTGATCACGCAATCGAGACTGGCTCCGAAGCGCCCGATCAACCCGTCGTCTTTGGTAAATTCAACAATGCCCTGGTCGGCCACGGCGAGCCAATTGACCTGCCCGCCATTAGCGAAAAAGTTGACTACGAGGCCGAACTCGTGGTGGTCATCGGCAAACAAGCACGACGCGTCGACAAAGCGAAGGCGATGGAGCACGTTTTCGGATACACCGCCGGGCACGACGTTTCCGCCCGAGATTGGCAGAAAGGACGCCCAGGCGGCCAGTGGCTGCTAGGCAAATCATTCGACACTTTCGCACCGGTCGGCCCCGCGATTGTGACCGCCGACAGCTTCGGCGATCCCAGCAACGTTCGCGTCCAAATGCGAGTCAACGATGAAGTCGTGCAAGACAGCACCACGGCACAGCTAATTTTCGACATCCCGACACTGATCTCGCACCTAAGCCAGTTCATGACTCTTCAACCCGGCGATCTGATCTTCACGGGAACCCCACCAGGCGTAGGTGCGGCCAAGTCCCCGCCGTTTTTCCTGAGCGATGGCGACCGATGCTCGGTGCACATCGAAGGCGTCGGAGAACTAACCAACACCTGCCAAAGCACCTAACGCCAGCCGGCACTAATCTCGCCGCCAATCTCGCCGCCAATCTCGCAGGGAACGCAGCGGGGCGTATGGCCATGACGCCCACACGCCACAAAGATGGCCCGACAATCGCTACAACCCACACGCTCCTCGGGCCTCGTCGGCAAACGAGCAGTTTTTGGCCCCACTGCAGCGTCGAGCCCCCAGTACACGACCGACACTTTCGTAGACGCCGTTTGCAACCGTTAACTTCGCCACCTCTGCTCAAGACGGACGGCGAAGTAGCGAACAAACGTGTCCCCGAAAGACAGTGTTACCTAGCAGGTCGATCATGAGCTCCATCTCTCCCGCCGTCCAAAACGTCTTGCAGGCTCGCCAAGATGCCGCGCAAATTCAAATTGACACTGCACTGATGGGCAAACAACTTGACGTACAACAACAAACCGGCGACGCCATCAATCAATTGATCAGCGAAGTAGTCGACGTCCAAAAACAGCTAGCCAACGGCCACATCGACGTCCGGGTCTAAGCATTCTGCTGCGACTCGGCTATTCGTAAAAGTTCGCCACGTCAATCTTCGAGGCATCTTTAAAATCCGTCTCGGCTAAGAACAACTGGCCCGCGGAAGGGCACTGGGCTCGGTCGGCCTCGCTCATGTTTTCGACCGCCGTGGTGATCACCAACTGCACCTTGCCGCCCTGTGGCACCAACGCTGGGCACGTGTTTTGGGGCGAACCGGGCGTTCGCCAAACGCAGCGAAGCTCGCCAGTGGCCAAATCGTAGAGCCGCGTTTGACCAAACTCGCTCACCTCCGGCAGGAAGATCGAAACGATGATGCCATCACCATCCGGCGTCAAAATCGCACCGTCGGGAACGCCGGGATCATCCGTCAAATCGACTAACACTTCGGCCGGACCTAACGTTCCTGCCTCGATATCCAGGTCGTACTGAACGATCAATCTTGTTGGTGAGTCAATGTCCACCAACTTCAAATTGCCGGCCGTGTCCGTACGAATCATCTTGCCATTGCTGCAAATTTGATCGTCTCGCAGACAGATCAATTGCTGGTCACTTTGGCGGTACAGATATAACCCCGCCTTCTTTTCTGCGAAGGCAAGGTCTTTCGTGCCGAAGATCAGATTACCTTCGTGAGCAACACCGTCGTTGATAATGGTATTGCTTACCGAGGCGTCCACGCCCTCACAAAACGGTGCCCATGAACCATCTCGGATATCAAAAATCCCCAATGCTCGCTCCACGCCGGCAACAAACCGCGTGGGCAAGCCGCTGTCGTCCTTGGAACTGCAAGCAAACGCGAACCCAGGACGCCCGGGCAGGTCGAACGACTGATTCTGCTGAGTGGCCAGGTCGAGCAAGTTAATCGAACCGTGGCGAGACTCACCTCCATGCTGGATTCCCACCCAAGACAGCCAGCCCTCTTTTTGAAGCGGAATCGGCCCCTCGGGAAGAAACCGAAGCGAATCGGTATTCGGGACATTTAACGGACAGGCATCACGCACAAGCGGTTTCGATGGAGCATTCATGCACGAAAACCTAACGCGACCGGCCCGCTCCCTCAAGCCAACCACAATCGCTTTAACACACTCGCAAACAGCCCCCAGACGGACCACTCTGGAACGGCCAAGGAGAACCTAACCGCTAAAAATGTCGGTCCTCAAAACCACTTCCCAGTTCAAGAATGCCCATCAACTCAGCATTAGCCGATTCCTCAGCTTCGAAGCGCCAACATCTTGGTGACAATCGAGTATTGACCTTGGCAAGATAGGCAGCTACCCTCCTGCATTAGCGTCCCTTAGGATCCGACAACGCCCTATAAGGGCAGCTAATAAACATACCCGGCCCACACAACCCATTGGTGAACGTTTGCAGCTCCGCACTCTTGAATTTTTCTGTCATGTCGCTGATCAACGGAGCTTTTCAAAAGCTGCCGCCGCTGCTGGCGTGACGCAAAGTGCAGTGAGCCAGGCGATGGGACACCTCGAAGAAAGCCTGCAAACGACGC is a genomic window containing:
- a CDS encoding sugar phosphate isomerase/epimerase family protein, whose product is MNTLAINQLSTFRWEFEEDAQAYASHGFDGIGLFRPKVDDFGIDRCSDLLRELDLSVTSLSWAGGFTGSDGRGFDDAVRDAMDAVIDAANLRAGSLVVLAGGRNNHIRKHARRTLCQALKQVSAVAEEFGVLLSLEPFHPGCGQEWSFINDLESTLHILESVGSPNLGLVLDTYHVGMDEEVLSWLPHVSEHLHLLQLGDGRHSPLGEMNRCLLGDGCVPIGEIVHTLLDLGYDGPIEAEVIGEDVESLDYEMVLGHTRSYLDMLTGSKVH
- a CDS encoding glycogen/starch/alpha-glucan phosphorylase; translation: MSNTLTDPAKKPSADTLDSLGLLDLPSEVNRHLKITLGHASPINSDSDESDQRYLYRALAIAVRDRLVPTWQQTWRRMEQSDDRKVYYLSLEFLIGRSLTNAIENLELSDDVRSALHNYGSELEEIADREHDAGLGNGGLGRLAACFLDSCANLQLPVVGYGIRYEYGMFHQHIEHGRQVEDPDHWLRDGNPWEIERAEHTRRIRFYGRTETYYDASGQPRPRWVESRDVLAVPFDMPIPGYRNETVNTLRLWKASTTDVFDLSEFNAGSYPEAVAAKNDAEQISMVLYPNDASENGKELRLKQQYFLVSASLQDVIERWVEQNGDDFTKFGQKNCFQLNDTHPACAVPELMRLLMDEHGLEWDDAWEVVTRCMAYTNHTLLPEALERWSVGLFSRLLPRLLDIIYEINARFLKLVDQQWPGDIEMRREMSLIEEGDNPHIRMAYLAIVGSFSVNGVAGLHTELLESGLFKNFHTLWPRKFNNKTNGVTQRRWLSHCNPGLRELLNETIGEGWQTDLTKISELAPYAKDPAFRKRWQDIKLANKKRLAELVLKNTGVQFDTSFMFDVQVKRIHEYKRQLLNVLHVIHLYDRIQRGETKGMVPRCVLIGGKAAPGYHVAKLIVKLINDVASVVNADAKCQDLLKVVFFPNYRVSSMEIICPATELSEQISTAGKEASGTGNMKFMMNGSLTIGTLDGANIEIRDNAGAENFFLFGMDAPEVTEAKKDYRPNEIISADDDISRLMSLLESGTFNPTNPGLYDLLTGGLRSSHDPWLTIGDLRSYIDAQVAVAETYLDTDRWNEMSILNTAGSGWFSSDRTIQQYAQDIWDVRALPPKA
- a CDS encoding SMP-30/gluconolactonase/LRE family protein, producing the protein MNAPSKPLVRDACPLNVPNTDSLRFLPEGPIPLQKEGWLSWVGIQHGGESRHGSINLLDLATQQNQSFDLPGRPGFAFACSSKDDSGLPTRFVAGVERALGIFDIRDGSWAPFCEGVDASVSNTIINDGVAHEGNLIFGTKDLAFAEKKAGLYLYRQSDQQLICLRDDQICSNGKMIRTDTAGNLKLVDIDSPTRLIVQYDLDIEAGTLGPAEVLVDLTDDPGVPDGAILTPDGDGIIVSIFLPEVSEFGQTRLYDLATGELRCVWRTPGSPQNTCPALVPQGGKVQLVITTAVENMSEADRAQCPSAGQLFLAETDFKDASKIDVANFYE
- a CDS encoding fumarylacetoacetate hydrolase family protein, translating into MTAICRFLDADQQPQIALYDHTNQASPRVCRLDTLLKDQQLNLLANHDSIFQWTHPQLAELPTPSDEMWQPAPSVFLPPVQCPEKILCIGLNYLDHAIETGSEAPDQPVVFGKFNNALVGHGEPIDLPAISEKVDYEAELVVVIGKQARRVDKAKAMEHVFGYTAGHDVSARDWQKGRPGGQWLLGKSFDTFAPVGPAIVTADSFGDPSNVRVQMRVNDEVVQDSTTAQLIFDIPTLISHLSQFMTLQPGDLIFTGTPPGVGAAKSPPFFLSDGDRCSVHIEGVGELTNTCQST